AACTGGAAGTCCGATGAGGACAAATCCATCCTGATATCGAGTCTGCAACGCGATGTCAGACATTGCATCAGGTGTCATGGCATAGAAGAACTCCTGGGAGTGGAAGGGGCAGCCGCCTCACGTTATTTCAGCGCGTTTGGTCACCTGCTGCGCCCGGCCGATAACGAGACGTTGTCCTTCAATTTTACAAGAAGAAATCGCCGGCCGCCGACCGATCCGGTCAATGCGCTGCTCTCCTATGCGTATTCCCTGCTCGCGCGCCTCTGGACGGTGACACTCTCGGCCGTGGGTTTCGATCCTTATCGCGGGTTCTACCATCAACCGCGTTATGGGCGACCCGCTCTGGCATTGGATTTAATGGAACCGTTCCGACCCCTGATCGCCGATTCATGTGTCCTGCAGGCGATCAACAACGGTGAGGTCAGGCCGAGCGACTTCATACAGGTGGCCGGTAGTGTGAATCTAAATTCTGATGGTCGGAAACGGTTTATCGGCGCCTTCGAGCGTCGCCTGGGACACGAAATCACGCATCCTTTGCTAGGCTACCGAATAAGCTACCGCCGACTGATAGAGCTTCAATCAAGGCTGCTGGGACGTTTCTTACTGGGTGACCTGCCGGATTATCCAAATTTCATTACGCGATGAGTAATGGACCATCGACTCTACATCGTTGCATATGATATCTCGGACCAGCGGCGCTGGCGGCGGTTGTTCAAGCTGATGAACGGCTACGGCGAGTGGTTGCAGCTTTCGGTGTTTCAGTGTCGGTTGAGTCGTAAACAGCATGCGGAACTGATCGCGTTGATCGATGGAATCCTCCACCACCAGGAAGATCACGTTATACTTCTTGATCTCGGTCCTGCCGAAAACGTCGACCCACACGTCGTGAGCCTCGGCAAGCGCTTCGAAAAGGTACAGCATGCGCCGATCATCGTGTGAGTTCGCCTGTACCGCGCGAGCGCTGCAGTGGCACCGGGATTTCCGGGAAGCGCTCGCATGGGGTCCGTTATTTAAAAATCAGATAGTTATGAAAACGTCTTCGTGTAGAGACCTGCGAAATGCGCGTCACGTACTACCCGGTGATGTCAGCGCTCGCATTTTGCTCCAGAAAGACCGTCAACACTGGGCTGTCAGAATGGCTGTTTTCCGCGGCGTAACGCCGCGGCCTCATTGAAGCACCGTGGTGGCCGGATCCGCATCGCCCGCCGGATCGAGTTTTCCGCGGCGTAACGCCGCGGCCTCATTGAAGCAGCAGTTGTCAGTGGTTAGTGGTCAGTTGTCAGTAGGTTTTCCGCCGCATAACGCCGCGGCCTCATTGAAGCTTAACCGACCACTGACCACTGACCACTGACCACTGACCACTGCGTTTTCCGCGGCGTAACGCCGCGACCAATGGTTCAGGGGGGCCTTGCGCGTGGTATGCTTCCGGCGTTTTGGTATCGGGTAGGACAGCCGTGAAATCTGGCGCAGAATGCTAGTTGGCGGTGTGCGCACCAGCCATTTCCGCCCGAGTCTTCCCTGCTGGGCGCTCACCGTGTCTCCTTCTCACATATCGGCGAACTCCAGGGTTTCCTGAACGGAGGCAATACCCTCGCGGGCGCATGTGTCGTCGATATCACCGGGAATTTTCTCCCGGGGTGCACCGGATACCCCGACTGCACCGTACACATAGCCCCCGACCCTGATCGGTACGCCGCCGCCGACCAGCGACAGCCCCGGTGTGCCCTTGAGAAAGGAGAGTCGGTCGGCCAGGTCGATGGTGGCGCCCTGAAAGCTGGAGGCGGTGAACGCCTTGCGCTTCGCGATCGTGATGGTATGCGATCCCGAGAGCGGGTCTCTGAGGAAGGAGATCAGGTTCCCGAAGCGGTCGACCACGGCCACGGCCACCTGGAACCCCGCTTCTTGCAGGCCCTCTCCGCTTCCAGGGCGATCTTCGCGGCAACGGGCGCGCTTTCCGCGCAGTGACGAACGCCTGGGTATCGTCCTCGTCCGCCGTCATGGCGGATATCGCCACGTTTGCCAGTGTCGTCAGAAAAAGAATCGTCACCGCCTTGGACCTGTATCGCATGCGTCGCCTCCCGCACTCAGGGGTTGTATGGATTGGTTCAGTATTGCTATCGCCC
This sequence is a window from Gammaproteobacteria bacterium. Protein-coding genes within it:
- a CDS encoding heme-binding protein codes for the protein MQEAGFQVAVAVVDRFGNLISFLRDPLSGSHTITIAKRKAFTASSFQGATIDLADRLSFLKGTPGLSLVGGGVPIRVGGYVYGAVGVSGAPREKIPGDIDDTCAREGIASVQETLEFADM
- the cas2 gene encoding CRISPR-associated endonuclease Cas2 encodes the protein MDHRLYIVAYDISDQRRWRRLFKLMNGYGEWLQLSVFQCRLSRKQHAELIALIDGILHHQEDHVILLDLGPAENVDPHVVSLGKRFEKVQHAPIIV